CTTAATGACAAAAGCCTCAAAATGGTGGCAAATTGGACGGATTCCGGCCCCTGTTTCAGCGGGAATAGTTCTCGCCGGATGTCGTAAAAACGCTTGTTATTTTTGCGGACGCCGCGCTATTTTCAAGCCGGATCATTCGGGACCAGGATTATGAAAAGCGTCTCTTGCTACCACTGCGGCTCGGGTCGGCATTCCTTCTATGCCGCCGAAAACGGTTTTACCCTCGTGCGCTGCGACGGCTGCGGCCTGTTGTACGTGACGCCGCGGCCGGACGAGCGGGAAATCGCCGCCGGCCATGAGTTGGGCGTGCATCAGGGCGAACAAAAGTTGGAAGTCACCGGCCGCTTCGCTGAGGTGAAGGTCGGCCGCTACCTGAATATCCTGCGCGATTTTTTCGGCGACGAGTTGCGTGAAAAACCCGTGAGCTGGCTCGACATCGGCTGCGGCCACGGCGAGTTTCTGGTGGCGCTGAGGGAATTTTCCGGCGGAAAAATCGTCGCCAGGGGAGTGGAGCCGAACCTGGCCAAGCAGGAATCGGCGCGGTCGCGCGGCTTGGACGTCGGCTTCGCTGACCTGCGGACCGAAGCCCGGCGTTACGATTTCGTTTCCGCGCTCAACGTCTACGGCCACTTGCCCGAACCGCCGGCGACCCTGAGCGATTGGCGGCGCCTGCTCAATCCGGGGGGAGAATTGTTTCTGGAGACCGGCGACACGGCCGAATTGCCGGCGAATAAGCACCCCAAGCCGTTTTACCTACCCGATCATTTGTCCTTCGCCTCGCGGCGGATCGTCACGGACCTCTTGCGGCGGATCGGTTTCGACGTGCTGGATTCCCGGGTTTATTACTGGATCAAGCCGGGGCCCGTGACGGTGACCAAGGAAACCGTCAAAATTTTCTGGCCGGGAAAGAAGTCGAGCCTCCGCTACATGTTCCGGCCGACCG
This DNA window, taken from Myxococcales bacterium, encodes the following:
- a CDS encoding class I SAM-dependent methyltransferase, with protein sequence MKSVSCYHCGSGRHSFYAAENGFTLVRCDGCGLLYVTPRPDEREIAAGHELGVHQGEQKLEVTGRFAEVKVGRYLNILRDFFGDELREKPVSWLDIGCGHGEFLVALREFSGGKIVARGVEPNLAKQESARSRGLDVGFADLRTEARRYDFVSALNVYGHLPEPPATLSDWRRLLNPGGELFLETGDTAELPANKHPKPFYLPDHLSFASRRIVTDLLRRIGFDVLDSRVYYWIKPGPVTVTKETVKIFWPGKKSSLRYMFRPTDLYIRARRKE